One part of the Megachile rotundata isolate GNS110a chromosome 16, iyMegRotu1, whole genome shotgun sequence genome encodes these proteins:
- the mRpS24 gene encoding mitochondrial ribosomal protein S24 isoform X1 codes for MSLISCIRPINILINQNAITKRCVHVSTVLNKTQSGHYRPKARIRQPLTYEMANPPYQIAARKSWNTWNTSNLKDGNRPAETVIEDMFIRNFMQGTFHSLFASEIIIKRQHNIIRISGIMLRKINPMRAYFLIGYTEQLLSYWLHCPVKLEIVTTEMKEDVIYKVI; via the exons ATGAGTTTAATTTCCTGTATACGCCCTATAAAT ATACTAATTAATCAAAATGCCATTACAAAAAGATGTGTACATGTTAGTACAGTACTTAATAAAACACAATCTGGACATTATAGACCTAAGGCAAGGATCAGACAGCCGCTAACATATGAAATGGCAAATCCTCCGTATCAGATTGCTGCTAGAAAATCTTGGAATACTTGGAATACCT CAAACTTAAAAGATGGTAACAGACCAGCTGAAACAGTAATAGAAGATATGTTTATTCGAAACTTTATGCAAGGTACTTTTCATTCTTTGTTCGCaagtgaaataattattaaacgacAACATAACATTATTAGAATATCTGGTATTATGTTGCGTAAGATAAATCCTATGAGGGCATACTTTTTAATAGGCTATACTGAACAACTTTTAAGTTATTGGTTACACTGTCCAGTGAAACTAGAAATAGTTACTACAGAAATGAAAGAAGATGTTATATAtaaagtaatataa
- the mRpS24 gene encoding mitochondrial ribosomal protein S24 isoform X2, translating into MSLISCIRPINILINQNAITKRCVHVSTVLNKTQSGHYRPKARIRQPLTYEMANPPYQIAARKSWNTWNTSNLKDGNRPAETVIEDMFIRNFMQGYTEQLLSYWLHCPVKLEIVTTEMKEDVIYKVI; encoded by the exons ATGAGTTTAATTTCCTGTATACGCCCTATAAAT ATACTAATTAATCAAAATGCCATTACAAAAAGATGTGTACATGTTAGTACAGTACTTAATAAAACACAATCTGGACATTATAGACCTAAGGCAAGGATCAGACAGCCGCTAACATATGAAATGGCAAATCCTCCGTATCAGATTGCTGCTAGAAAATCTTGGAATACTTGGAATACCT CAAACTTAAAAGATGGTAACAGACCAGCTGAAACAGTAATAGAAGATATGTTTATTCGAAACTTTATGCAAG GCTATACTGAACAACTTTTAAGTTATTGGTTACACTGTCCAGTGAAACTAGAAATAGTTACTACAGAAATGAAAGAAGATGTTATATAtaaagtaatataa
- the Yip1d1 gene encoding yip1 domain-containing 1, whose amino-acid sequence MSEYRNQQNYWAQAPPAPNYNFDTSGFGQPNQQFEFQTYSDQQSVNYSYNQKSFLNPNESVYAGDMFSQDNFPKGPVGFDTEEEPPLLEELGINPDRILRKTLAVLNPFHSGGQIDDASYLLQDSDLAGPVANCLLLAACLLLAGSKAHFGYVYGLAMTSCMLMYILLSLMTSTSNITLSSVASVLGYCLLPVVALAGFNVFSSLQGVGGLVLAVLAVTWATLSASRLFCTMSGEKNQRLLIAYPCILLYGVFTLLVIF is encoded by the exons ATGTCGGAATACAGAAATCAGCAAAATTATTGGGCGCAAGCACCGCCTGCACCCAACTACAATTTTGATACCTCCGGTTTTGGGCAACCTAACCaacaatttgaatttcaaacCTATAGTGACCAACAATCTGTAAATTATTCTTATAATCAAAAGAGCTTTCTCAATCCAAATGAAAGTGTGTATGCAGGTGATATGTTCAGTCAGGATAATTTTCCAAAAG GCCCAGTTGGATTTGATACGGAAGAGGAACCACCACTGCTAGAAGAATTAGGCATAAATCCTGATAGGATATTGCGCAAAACGTTAGCTGTATTAAATCCGTTTCATAGTGGTGGACAGATCGACGATGCAAGTTATTTACTTCAAGATTCTGATTTAGCAGGACCAGTGGCAAATTGTTTACTTCTTGCTGCGTGTCTTTTGTTAGCGGGTTCAAAAGCACATTTCGGTTATGTTTATGGTTTAGCTATGACATCGTGTATGTTAATGTATATTCTTCTTTCACTGATGACCAGTACCAGTAATATCACTCTGTCTTCTGTAGCATCTGTATTAGGTTATTGTTTATTACCTGTAGTAGCACTTGCAGGATTTAATGTCTTTTCGTCTTTGCAAGGAGTAGGCGGTCTAGTTCTGGCTGTTCTTGCAGTTACGTGGGCAACACTTTCTGCATCTAGATTGTTTTGTACTATGTCTGGAGAAAAGAATCAACGTCTTCTTATTGCATATCCTTGTATTCTTCTTTATGGTGTTTTCACTTTATTAGTAATATTCTAA